One genomic window of Halovivax cerinus includes the following:
- a CDS encoding HAD family hydrolase encodes MLRAVIFDLDETLAVPDRDRATLLAEASEAAGAPTLERGEYVEAHRRHLTGETREPIFDELLADYDSDADPARVARAYRESVTGSLSILPGVERMLDDLGTRYRLGVLTNGPVRAQREKLDALDIESAVDAVRVTGELEAGKPDERAFEAILDALDVDANEAAYVGDDVETDVRGAADAGLAAVQVLPPDAEPDPRADATVDQNRLATDLPDVVAALTNA; translated from the coding sequence ATGCTCCGCGCGGTGATCTTCGATCTCGACGAGACGCTCGCTGTTCCGGACCGCGATCGGGCGACGCTCCTGGCCGAGGCGAGCGAGGCGGCCGGCGCGCCGACGCTGGAGCGTGGCGAGTACGTCGAGGCGCACCGCCGTCACCTCACCGGCGAGACGCGCGAGCCGATCTTCGACGAGTTGCTCGCCGACTACGACAGCGACGCCGACCCCGCGCGGGTCGCCCGGGCGTACCGCGAATCGGTGACCGGCTCGCTCTCGATCCTCCCGGGCGTCGAACGGATGCTCGACGACCTGGGCACCCGGTACCGGCTCGGCGTGCTCACCAACGGGCCGGTCCGCGCTCAGCGCGAGAAACTCGACGCGCTGGACATCGAGTCGGCCGTCGACGCCGTCCGCGTGACGGGCGAACTCGAGGCCGGCAAACCCGACGAACGGGCCTTCGAGGCGATACTCGACGCCCTCGACGTCGACGCGAACGAGGCCGCCTACGTGGGCGACGACGTCGAGACCGACGTCCGCGGAGCGGCCGACGCGGGTCTCGCGGCCGTCCAGGTGCTGCCGCCCGACGCCGAACCAGACCCACGTGCGGACGCGACAGTCGACCAGAATCGCCTCGCGACGGACCTCCCGGACGTGGTCGCGGCGCTCACGAACGCCTAA
- a CDS encoding DUF2240 family protein translates to MSLRVAAAAPFVQRGTQSMRQNEFVVALSMDRDWFSPDQAKRLADVATEAGIVERDGETLVLTVDTADIEVPEEFVPDEDVLAERSPFERILDAVVAGGRPKHEAVGAINACQQSLGLTIEAAALVYARREGVDIEDVLPAVREAVRNPDS, encoded by the coding sequence ATGAGCCTTCGGGTCGCCGCCGCCGCACCGTTCGTCCAGCGAGGCACGCAGTCGATGCGCCAGAACGAGTTCGTCGTGGCGCTGTCGATGGATCGCGACTGGTTCTCGCCCGACCAGGCGAAGCGCTTGGCCGACGTCGCCACCGAAGCCGGTATCGTCGAACGCGACGGGGAGACGCTCGTTCTGACTGTCGATACGGCCGATATCGAGGTTCCGGAGGAGTTCGTCCCCGACGAAGACGTCCTCGCGGAGCGCTCGCCCTTCGAACGGATTCTAGACGCCGTCGTCGCGGGCGGTCGGCCCAAACACGAGGCCGTCGGGGCGATCAACGCCTGCCAGCAATCGCTCGGACTCACGATCGAGGCCGCGGCGCTCGTCTACGCCCGTCGGGAGGGCGTCGACATCGAGGACGTTCTCCCGGCGGTTCGTGAGGCCGTCAGGAATCCCGACTCGTGA
- a CDS encoding 30S ribosomal protein S8e, translating into MQDQGRSTRKRTGGRLKHARNPRKDELGREPTETQVGEPRFQTTDVRGENTKTRALATNVAQVNDGEATVAAEIENVVENDANPNYVRRNIITKGAVIETSEGTARVTSRPGQTGQVNAVLLD; encoded by the coding sequence ATGCAAGATCAGGGCCGCTCGACGCGCAAGCGTACCGGTGGACGCCTCAAACACGCACGGAACCCGCGAAAGGACGAACTCGGGCGCGAGCCGACCGAAACACAGGTCGGGGAGCCCCGTTTCCAGACGACCGACGTCCGCGGAGAGAACACGAAGACGCGCGCGCTGGCGACGAACGTCGCGCAGGTCAACGACGGTGAGGCGACCGTCGCCGCCGAGATCGAAAACGTCGTCGAGAACGACGCCAACCCGAACTACGTCCGGCGGAACATCATCACGAAAGGAGCCGTCATCGAGACCAGCGAGGGGACCGCGCGTGTGACGTCTCGACCCGGCCAGACCGGCCAGGTCAACGCGGTTCTCCTCGACTAG
- a CDS encoding GNAT family N-acetyltransferase, with translation MTAESIRARPAEPPDTCPLRDVCVESWRRAYAGLLPDAYVEANLETFYTADRLRREIEAPGEAGRWLVAVESGASSPAGRVFGAGRGTPPMDGRCEVFTLYVHPEYQGRRAGSTLLSTITAEQRAEGGREQVVEVFAGHEPAIGFYEHHGFDRIGERRTDVVAAVDLDHRTIRMAREI, from the coding sequence ATGACCGCCGAGTCGATTCGAGCCCGCCCGGCCGAACCGCCCGATACCTGCCCGCTCCGCGACGTTTGCGTAGAGAGCTGGCGACGTGCCTACGCCGGGTTACTACCCGACGCGTACGTCGAGGCGAATCTGGAGACGTTCTACACGGCCGATCGGCTCCGCCGGGAGATCGAGGCGCCGGGGGAGGCGGGCCGGTGGCTGGTCGCCGTCGAGTCCGGGGCCTCGTCGCCAGCTGGTCGCGTGTTCGGCGCCGGACGCGGAACACCGCCGATGGACGGTCGCTGCGAGGTATTCACGCTGTACGTCCATCCCGAGTACCAGGGTCGTAGAGCGGGGTCGACGCTCCTTTCGACGATCACGGCCGAGCAGCGAGCGGAGGGCGGTCGTGAACAGGTCGTCGAGGTCTTCGCGGGCCACGAACCGGCGATCGGCTTTTACGAACACCACGGCTTCGACCGAATCGGCGAGCGACGCACTGACGTCGTCGCTGCGGTCGATCTTGACCACCGGACGATTCGCATGGCTCGCGAGATCTGA
- a CDS encoding potassium channel family protein, translating to MYIIVVGAGDIGTPLVDIATRSGNEVVVIEQDEERADRLAGEYDCLILNADATIKNTLQDAGADQADAIISTTDRDATNIMICLLANELEIPSVVSVVHNPDHMRLFRQVGAHTMKNPEELIAEHLYRGVARPSIVDYMRIGEQAEVFEITVEDDAPIAGRTLHEAATNDILPGDVLVVAIERNGQDPPVTPQGNTRIEPDDLLTIYAASGVTSELVQVFGYSEK from the coding sequence ATGTATATCATCGTCGTCGGTGCCGGTGACATTGGTACTCCGTTAGTTGACATCGCCACCCGGTCCGGAAATGAAGTCGTCGTGATCGAACAGGACGAAGAGCGGGCAGACAGGCTCGCGGGTGAGTACGACTGCTTGATCCTCAATGCAGATGCAACGATTAAGAATACGCTTCAGGACGCGGGGGCCGACCAGGCAGATGCGATTATCTCGACGACCGACCGGGATGCCACGAATATTATGATCTGTCTACTTGCGAACGAACTCGAGATTCCTTCGGTCGTCTCTGTCGTTCACAATCCTGATCACATGCGCTTGTTTCGTCAGGTAGGCGCTCACACGATGAAAAACCCCGAGGAACTCATCGCCGAGCATCTCTATCGGGGTGTCGCTCGGCCGTCGATCGTCGATTATATGCGAATCGGAGAGCAGGCGGAGGTTTTCGAAATCACCGTCGAGGACGATGCGCCAATAGCGGGGAGAACCCTGCACGAAGCTGCGACGAACGATATCCTCCCAGGCGATGTCTTGGTCGTCGCTATCGAACGGAATGGCCAGGACCCACCGGTCACGCCTCAGGGGAATACCAGGATCGAACCCGATGACTTGCTGACAATCTATGCCGCTTCTGGGGTGACGTCAGAACTGGTCCAGGTGTTCGGCTACTCTGAGAAGTGA
- a CDS encoding TrkH family potassium uptake protein encodes MRVRVEWRISLALTGTVLKYLSIPLLVPLAVALIYREEIFTFSLTILFALIAGHALEKLSSETELRMREAMLFVAITWLAVAIVGAVPYLIAGVGTESSLAHPVNALFESMSGFTTTGATVMDEISYERHSHAILLWRQLTQWLGGMGIIVLMVAILPELAMNGAQLVQSEAPGPQLQKLTPRIAETARILWFVYIGFTLLYVIILSTLHFTGYAPEMTAFNAIAHAFTTLPTGGFSPEANSIAAFSPAVQWVAIPFMIIAGTNFALFWYILRGEGNLLFRNPEFRTYITAIGTFSALLAGMLYFGAAPSLSELGGTTAGAMENSLRQSAFQITSLLTSTGYATSDFVAWDGSGKLVLLFAMFVGGSAGSTGGGIKVVRWLVSLKFLRREIFAAVHPDAIRPIRLGGTVVDEEVVRSILGFTFMYLFVFVFATLVIALDASRIGYSLTPLEAFSASLATIGNIGPGFGSIGPFGSYLAFPDSSKIVMIFLMWIGRLELFPVLVLLTRSYWRS; translated from the coding sequence ATGAGAGTTCGTGTGGAGTGGCGAATCAGCCTTGCACTTACTGGAACCGTTCTAAAGTACCTCTCTATCCCGCTATTAGTACCGCTTGCTGTCGCACTCATCTACCGCGAGGAGATTTTCACGTTTAGCCTCACGATTCTCTTTGCTCTCATCGCCGGACACGCACTCGAGAAGTTGAGTTCCGAGACGGAACTCCGTATGAGGGAGGCGATGTTGTTCGTCGCAATCACGTGGCTGGCCGTTGCGATCGTCGGCGCAGTTCCCTACCTGATAGCCGGAGTCGGGACGGAATCATCGCTAGCTCATCCCGTGAACGCTCTTTTTGAGTCCATGTCGGGGTTCACGACGACGGGAGCGACCGTGATGGACGAAATATCGTACGAGCGGCACTCGCACGCGATCCTACTGTGGCGACAACTCACACAGTGGCTCGGTGGAATGGGGATCATCGTCCTGATGGTCGCTATACTTCCGGAGTTGGCGATGAACGGTGCACAACTTGTTCAATCAGAAGCCCCAGGTCCACAGCTACAGAAACTGACACCCCGAATCGCCGAGACAGCACGTATCCTGTGGTTCGTATACATTGGATTCACCCTCCTCTACGTCATTATACTCTCTACATTACACTTCACCGGGTACGCACCAGAAATGACCGCGTTTAATGCTATCGCACACGCTTTTACCACCCTTCCTACTGGCGGATTCTCCCCGGAAGCAAATAGCATCGCGGCATTTTCACCCGCCGTCCAATGGGTCGCCATCCCGTTTATGATAATTGCCGGAACAAACTTCGCGCTATTCTGGTATATCCTCCGCGGGGAAGGGAATTTGCTCTTCCGAAATCCCGAGTTCCGAACGTACATCACCGCGATCGGGACGTTTTCCGCACTCCTTGCAGGCATGCTCTATTTCGGTGCTGCGCCATCGCTATCAGAACTCGGCGGTACAACCGCAGGAGCGATGGAAAACTCACTACGACAGAGCGCCTTTCAGATAACGTCGCTATTGACCTCGACCGGATACGCAACGAGCGACTTCGTCGCGTGGGACGGGTCGGGCAAACTAGTCCTCTTGTTTGCGATGTTCGTCGGAGGTTCTGCTGGTTCGACCGGTGGTGGCATCAAGGTGGTCCGATGGCTCGTTAGTCTGAAATTTCTTCGTCGCGAAATATTCGCTGCTGTTCACCCAGACGCTATTCGACCGATCAGACTCGGTGGTACCGTCGTCGACGAGGAAGTCGTTCGAAGCATCCTCGGGTTCACGTTTATGTACCTGTTCGTCTTCGTGTTTGCAACGTTGGTTATTGCCCTCGACGCGAGCCGAATTGGATATTCCCTAACCCCTCTCGAAGCGTTCAGTGCAAGCCTGGCGACGATCGGAAACATCGGTCCTGGATTCGGTTCGATCGGGCCCTTTGGAAGTTATCTCGCTTTTCCTGATAGCTCTAAGATCGTTATGATCTTCCTCATGTGGATTGGTCGACTGGAGCTCTTCCCCGTTCTCGTGCTACTGACGCGCTCGTACTGGCGGTCTTGA